In Asterias amurensis chromosome 4, ASM3211899v1, one genomic interval encodes:
- the LOC139936640 gene encoding uncharacterized protein isoform X2 produces the protein MHTPEEQVVIANSIASRIMKAGEVDVPSGVDHEKHASIYTCHEDGCVTMVTDNKEDGGRGHAQKREASQVGEEPSELDSDEPRPIVSVPRHLETTKVGERKKTNGQEEVKTEGEIDKGMKINVIKIEKVVEVESIVEEYLQQKEQKEESCAKVEMVKGEEGELKMMYQFKEEAKVDHEMTDRVEEMRTEETRAELGEANDSEVEGMGDNSKGEEQVAPKKIGEPVQEANTNEIKSEVVKRRDGEIGEMGEVGSRVKEEVGHNEPVEGVTMKEEWNIEDQRKDEVVVEMKFKNQPMGDGDAAANWATEEGEILEQEEDEEDEIKDATSITSKIFILDGDDTALQSADDQTDLISICSKGQGLTEVGSTSRRGFWSRIFGRRQSKRDRKMKKVAVEQDIKTKKHSKMAGIMFTCCCVQPLD, from the exons ATGCACACCCCGGAAGAGCAGGTCGTCATCGCTAATTCCATCGCCTCCAGGATCATGAAGGCCGGGGAAGTGGATGTACCGTCCGGTGTAGATCATGAGAAACATGCAAGTATCTACACGTGTCATGAGGATGGATGCGTTACCATGGTGACTGATAACAAGGAAGACGGTGGTAGAGGTCATGCGCAGAAGAGGGAAGCCtcacag GTAGGGGAAGAGCCATCCGAACTGGATTCCGATGAGCCAAGGCCGATAGTCAGCGTACctcgtcacctagaaacaaccAAAGTCGGCGAGAGGAAGAAAACAAACGGACAAGAGGAGGTGAAGACAGAGGGAGAGATAGATAAAGGAATGAAGATAAATGTGATAAAGATCGAGAAAGTTGTAGAGGTGGAGAGCATTGTTGAAGAATACTTGCAACAGAAGGAACAGAAAGAGGAAAGTTGTGCCAAGGTAGAGATGGTAAAGGGCGAGGAGGGGGAGCTAAAGATGATGTATCAGTTTAAGGAGGAAGCAAAGGTAGATCAT GAGATGACAGATCGAGTTGAGGAGATGAGGACTGAGGAAACCAGGGCTGAGCTAGGAGAGGCAAATGACAGCGAGGTTGAAGGGATGGGGGATAATTCAAAAGGAGAAGAACAGGTTGCTCCAAAGAAGATCGGAGAGCCAGTCCAAGAGGCAAATACAAATGAAATCAAGTCCGAAGTAGTGAAGAGAAGGGATGGAGAAATAGGGGAGATGGGTGAGGTGGGGTCAAGGGTGAAAGAGGAGGTTGGACACAACGAACCGGTTGAGGGGGTGACGATGAAGGAAGAATGGAATATAGAGGACCAGAGGAAAGATGAGGTAGTTGTGGAAATGAAGTTCAAGAATCAACCAATGGGAGATGGGGATGCTGCGGCGAACTGGGCAACCGAGGAAGGAGAGATTCTGGAgcaagaagaagatgaagaag ATGAAATCAAAGATGCGACCTCTATTACCTCGAAGATATTCATCCTTGATGGAGACGATACTGCACTTCAGTCAGCTGATGATCAGACTGACCTGATATCGATTTGTTCAAAAG GTCAAGGGCTCACAGAGGTGGGTTCAACTTCCAGAAGAGGATTCTGGTCTAGAATCTTCGGCAGACGCCAAAGTAAGAGAGACAGAAAGATGAAGAAGGTCGCAGTAGAGCAGGATATCAAAACGAAGAAGCATTCCAAGATGGCAGGAATTATGTTCACCTGCTGCTGTGTGCAGCCATTAGATTGA
- the LOC139936640 gene encoding uncharacterized protein isoform X1, with the protein MHTPEEQVVIANSIASRIMKAGEVDVPSGVDHEKHASIYTCHEDGCVTMVTDNKEDGGRGHAQKREASQVGEEPSELDSDEPRPIVSVPRHLETTKVGERKKTNGQEEVKTEGEIDKGMKINVIKIEKVVEVESIVEEYLQQKEQKEESCAKVEMVKGEEGELKMMYQFKEEAKVDHEMTDRVEEMRTEETRAELGEANDSEVEGMGDNSKGEEQVAPKKIGEPVQEANTNEIKSEVVKRRDGEIGEMGEVGSRVKEEVGHNEPVEGVTMKEEWNIEDQRKDEVVVEMKFKNQPMGDGDAAANWATEEGEILEQEEDEEELTSWSSISDLDTVSLLTSISSLSFGEIISMSGEDDGEFTADEIGDEVWDDYVNGDIGDEIKDATSITSKIFILDGDDTALQSADDQTDLISICSKGQGLTEVGSTSRRGFWSRIFGRRQSKRDRKMKKVAVEQDIKTKKHSKMAGIMFTCCCVQPLD; encoded by the exons ATGCACACCCCGGAAGAGCAGGTCGTCATCGCTAATTCCATCGCCTCCAGGATCATGAAGGCCGGGGAAGTGGATGTACCGTCCGGTGTAGATCATGAGAAACATGCAAGTATCTACACGTGTCATGAGGATGGATGCGTTACCATGGTGACTGATAACAAGGAAGACGGTGGTAGAGGTCATGCGCAGAAGAGGGAAGCCtcacag GTAGGGGAAGAGCCATCCGAACTGGATTCCGATGAGCCAAGGCCGATAGTCAGCGTACctcgtcacctagaaacaaccAAAGTCGGCGAGAGGAAGAAAACAAACGGACAAGAGGAGGTGAAGACAGAGGGAGAGATAGATAAAGGAATGAAGATAAATGTGATAAAGATCGAGAAAGTTGTAGAGGTGGAGAGCATTGTTGAAGAATACTTGCAACAGAAGGAACAGAAAGAGGAAAGTTGTGCCAAGGTAGAGATGGTAAAGGGCGAGGAGGGGGAGCTAAAGATGATGTATCAGTTTAAGGAGGAAGCAAAGGTAGATCAT GAGATGACAGATCGAGTTGAGGAGATGAGGACTGAGGAAACCAGGGCTGAGCTAGGAGAGGCAAATGACAGCGAGGTTGAAGGGATGGGGGATAATTCAAAAGGAGAAGAACAGGTTGCTCCAAAGAAGATCGGAGAGCCAGTCCAAGAGGCAAATACAAATGAAATCAAGTCCGAAGTAGTGAAGAGAAGGGATGGAGAAATAGGGGAGATGGGTGAGGTGGGGTCAAGGGTGAAAGAGGAGGTTGGACACAACGAACCGGTTGAGGGGGTGACGATGAAGGAAGAATGGAATATAGAGGACCAGAGGAAAGATGAGGTAGTTGTGGAAATGAAGTTCAAGAATCAACCAATGGGAGATGGGGATGCTGCGGCGAACTGGGCAACCGAGGAAGGAGAGATTCTGGAgcaagaagaagatgaagaag AGTTGACGTCTTGGTCGAGCATTAGTGACCTGGATACGGTCTCATTGCTCACGAGCATCTCTTCATTGTCATTCGGGGAAATTATCAGCATGTCTGGTGAGGACGATGGGGAGTTTACTGCCGATGAGATAGGTGATGAAGTGTGGGATGATTACGTCAATGGTGACATTGGGG ATGAAATCAAAGATGCGACCTCTATTACCTCGAAGATATTCATCCTTGATGGAGACGATACTGCACTTCAGTCAGCTGATGATCAGACTGACCTGATATCGATTTGTTCAAAAG GTCAAGGGCTCACAGAGGTGGGTTCAACTTCCAGAAGAGGATTCTGGTCTAGAATCTTCGGCAGACGCCAAAGTAAGAGAGACAGAAAGATGAAGAAGGTCGCAGTAGAGCAGGATATCAAAACGAAGAAGCATTCCAAGATGGCAGGAATTATGTTCACCTGCTGCTGTGTGCAGCCATTAGATTGA
- the LOC139936554 gene encoding chordin-like protein 1: MFVFVGCRGLLVLSIAVACCLAAEGLAEDESYSSSSSSAYTGVSNDLPCIGPGDRSYRMYLHGAFMRLNDCKVCTCDNSTLSCQIESCPQELPCGPSSRTKLDGECCKTCPKNVVPRELSCMYDDQIIRHGERKVALNDCSYCDCDNSTLSCQYLTCPPLGCRQRIRIEGECCKICGYNVSVNEINPEVPQASIKQGKANEIALQLKVKYSEAIPWNKHDRGVWTVRVWMSSSENGQNELSGTVMQKALHERERPSSEMEGKVVFNDVSYGFDLTGHTCQDAKFICAQFINPKKERNVYYSLVFISPLYGELLTSCVENTNCRG; this comes from the exons atgtttgtttttgtaggaTGTCGAGGCCTCTTGGTCTTATCTATTGCTGTAGCTTGCTGTTTGGCTGCTGAAGGATTGGCAGAAGACGAATCATactcgtcatcgtcatcgtcagcGTATACAG GTGTCTCTAATGATCTTCCATGTATTGGACCTGGTGACCGCTCTTACCGAATGTACCTCCATGGTGCATTTATGAGGCTAAATGACTGCAAAGTCTGCACCTGCGATAATTCCACTTTGAGTTGCCAGATAGAGTCATGTCCACAAGAACTACCCTGCGGTCCCAGCAGTAGAACGAAACTTGATGGTGAATGCTGCAAGACGTGTCCTAAAA ATGTGGTCCCACGTGAGCTTTCCTGTATGTACGATGACCAAATTATACGTCATGGTGAGCGAAAGGTGGCACTGAATGACTGTTCGTACTGCGACTGTGATAATTCCACTTTGAGTTGTCAGTATCTTACATGTCCACCACTTGGTTGCAGACAAAGAATCAGAATTGAAGGGGAATGCTGCAAGATTTGCGGCTACA ATGTTAGTGTGAATGAGATTAATCCAGAGGTGCCACAAGCTTCCATAAAACAAGGCAAAGCAAATGAGATTGCTCTGCAGCTGAAAGTGAAGTATTCGGAGGCAATTCCATGGAATAAACACGATCGAGGGGTGTGGACAGTGAGGGTGTGGATGTCTAGCAGTGAAAACGGGCAGAACGAGCTGTCTGGCACCGTCATGCAGAAAGCTTTGCATGAAAGAGAACGGCCTTCTTCGGAAATGGAGGGTAAAGTCGTCTTCAACGACGTCAGCTATGGTTTTGACTTGACCGGCCATACCTGTCAAGATGCTAAATTCATCTGTGCCCAGTTCATCAACCCCAAAAAGGAACGGAACGTATATTATTCCCTGGTCTTCATCTCTCCGCTGTACGGGGAACTCTTGACAAGCTGTGTTGAAAATACAAACTGCCGAGGTTAG